The following coding sequences are from one Beggiatoa alba B18LD window:
- a CDS encoding DUF4129 domain-containing protein, whose amino-acid sequence MEVERITTVIRLRQQGEAIDLGFRLVREYALRFYLIWFVIFLPIPLLVYGISHLFFPSWDWVGVLVVWWLKPLYDPLILYFFSRALFGEFPSLRQTLREIWSVLKPSLLVKLLFFYRFSLFRAVQLPVWQLEGLKGKAARQRLSLLKERLTSVNAARLLLVCLHFEWILYFAPFFLIKIFFPNVMDMNTVLYFYDGNIHYVPSWLSFLEIFSYLLAISIVEPLYVVAGFSLYLNRRTQLEGWDIELAFHRIVNRLGRVLSVVLWVLVFSGCVMLYSIYPTVVLADTVESIDKVRAKQEIERVLAAEEFQTETTVFGWRSLNASEDSDKNESQAFKYEEQKDGFFSRALQFFLWILLGIGLAIIVYGVWRWMREQSFLAHSQRNRRALGLQRLAQTPTDLSGLPDNIALSAWACWQAGEQQLAISLLYRGTLKQLSQQYQFKVRESATEQECLQIVRHYAVVELVDYFAQVCRTWQCIAYAHQLPSSSQVQQLCHEWQRLFVMKKASASADTVVISD is encoded by the coding sequence ATGGAGGTTGAGCGTATTACGACGGTTATTCGCTTGCGTCAGCAGGGGGAGGCAATTGATTTAGGGTTTCGCTTGGTGCGTGAGTATGCTTTGCGGTTTTATTTGATTTGGTTTGTTATTTTTTTGCCGATTCCTCTATTGGTTTATGGTATCAGCCATCTTTTTTTTCCGAGTTGGGATTGGGTTGGGGTGTTGGTGGTTTGGTGGTTAAAGCCGTTGTATGACCCGTTGATTTTGTATTTTTTTAGTCGGGCATTGTTTGGGGAGTTTCCGAGTTTACGGCAGACTTTGCGGGAAATTTGGTCAGTTTTAAAACCAAGTTTGTTGGTGAAGTTGTTATTTTTTTATCGGTTTAGTTTGTTTCGAGCGGTGCAGTTGCCTGTGTGGCAGTTGGAGGGGTTGAAGGGGAAGGCGGCAAGACAGCGGTTGAGTTTGTTAAAAGAGCGATTAACGTCTGTCAATGCGGCGCGTTTGTTGTTGGTGTGTTTGCATTTTGAGTGGATTTTGTATTTTGCGCCGTTTTTTTTAATAAAAATTTTCTTTCCCAATGTGATGGATATGAACACAGTGTTGTATTTTTATGATGGGAATATTCACTATGTACCTTCGTGGCTTTCTTTTTTGGAAATATTTAGTTATTTGTTGGCAATTAGTATTGTAGAGCCTTTATATGTGGTGGCGGGGTTTTCGTTGTATTTAAATCGGCGCACGCAGTTGGAGGGTTGGGATATTGAGCTGGCTTTTCATCGAATTGTGAATCGTTTAGGGCGGGTTTTGTCTGTTGTGTTGTGGGTGTTGGTTTTTAGTGGGTGTGTTATGTTATATAGCATTTATCCGACTGTTGTATTAGCAGATACGGTTGAGTCTATTGATAAAGTCAGGGCAAAGCAGGAAATTGAGCGGGTGTTAGCTGCGGAAGAATTTCAGACAGAGACGACGGTATTTGGTTGGCGTAGTTTGAATGCGTCAGAGGATTCTGATAAGAATGAGTCTCAGGCGTTTAAGTACGAGGAGCAGAAAGATGGTTTTTTTTCTCGTGCGTTACAGTTTTTTTTGTGGATTTTGCTCGGCATTGGTCTTGCTATTATAGTTTATGGTGTTTGGCGTTGGATGCGTGAACAATCGTTTTTAGCGCATTCTCAACGAAATCGGCGGGCGTTAGGGTTGCAACGGTTAGCACAAACCCCTACAGACTTAAGTGGTTTACCTGATAATATTGCGCTGTCTGCATGGGCGTGTTGGCAAGCGGGAGAGCAACAATTAGCCATTAGTTTGTTATATCGTGGCACTTTAAAACAGTTAAGCCAGCAGTATCAGTTTAAGGTACGGGAAAGTGCAACGGAGCAGGAGTGTTTGCAGATTGTGCGACACTATGCTGTTGTTGAGTTGGTAGATTATTTTGCGCAGGTTTGTCGTACTTGGCAGTGTATTGCGTATGCGCATCAATTGCCGAGTAGTTCGCAGGTGCAGCAGTTATGCCATGAATGGCAACGGTTGTTTGTTATGAAGAAAGCCAGTGCGTCTGCCGATACGGTTGTGATATCAGACTAG
- the minC gene encoding septum site-determining protein MinC yields the protein MFSNSSATPNPAIELKGNLLTVMVLRILETHQVRITEQLINKVSQAPNFFQNAPVIIDLTSISDETTKIDLKALIVLLRQQGLVPVAVRGGTPDYHEIALQLSLGLLPEGQRQPRPKREPLTVVAPASLNPPPPKVPTKVITQPIRSGQQVVAPQGDLVVLATVSPGAEILAQRHIHVYGALRGRALAGVNGDTDARIFCQLLDAELISVAGHYQINEELKEHVRNKPAQIYLEDDKLKIHVLDIYSKNIP from the coding sequence ATGTTCAGCAACTCATCCGCAACCCCAAATCCTGCTATTGAATTAAAGGGTAACTTATTAACTGTGATGGTTTTGCGTATTTTAGAGACCCATCAAGTACGAATTACTGAACAATTAATTAATAAAGTTTCGCAAGCACCGAATTTTTTTCAAAATGCTCCCGTTATTATTGATTTAACCAGTATTAGTGATGAAACAACGAAAATTGATTTAAAAGCCTTGATTGTTTTATTGCGTCAGCAAGGGTTAGTGCCTGTTGCTGTCCGTGGGGGAACACCTGATTATCATGAAATCGCTTTACAATTGTCTTTAGGCTTATTGCCAGAGGGACAACGTCAACCACGACCAAAACGTGAGCCTTTAACCGTTGTCGCGCCTGCGTCGCTTAATCCGCCGCCACCTAAAGTACCAACTAAAGTGATTACTCAGCCTATCCGTTCTGGTCAGCAAGTTGTTGCCCCTCAAGGGGATTTAGTGGTTTTAGCAACGGTTAGTCCTGGTGCGGAAATATTGGCACAGCGTCATATTCATGTCTATGGTGCGTTGCGTGGGCGGGCATTAGCGGGGGTTAATGGGGATACTGATGCACGGATTTTTTGTCAGCTATTAGATGCTGAGTTGATTTCTGTGGCTGGACATTATCAAATTAATGAAGAGCTTAAGGAACATGTGCGGAATAAGCCTGCTCAAATTTATTTGGAAGACGATAAATTGAAAATTCATGTGTTAGATATTTACAGTAAAAATATTCCTTAA
- the minD gene encoding septum site-determining protein MinD, translating into MAKIVVVASGKGGVGKTTTSAAFATGLALRGHQTVVIDFDVGLRNLDLIMGCERRVVYDFVNVINGEGSLNQALIKDKRVESLYILPASQTRDKDALTMSGVEQVLSELSQRFEYIVCDSPAGIEHGAIMAMYFADEAIIVTNPEVSSVRDSDRIIGMLASKTRRAIQGLSPIKEHLLVTRYSPRRVTSGDMLSAEDVQEILAIPLLGVIPESSTVLQASNAGIPVTLDGNSDAGQAYLDVVARFLGEERPHRFLKADKKGFLNRLFGN; encoded by the coding sequence TTGGCTAAGATTGTAGTTGTCGCCTCAGGTAAAGGCGGAGTCGGTAAAACAACGACAAGTGCCGCATTTGCGACGGGATTAGCGTTGCGTGGTCATCAAACCGTTGTGATTGATTTCGACGTCGGGTTACGCAATTTAGATTTAATCATGGGTTGCGAACGCCGTGTTGTTTATGATTTCGTCAATGTGATTAACGGCGAGGGGTCACTCAATCAAGCATTGATTAAAGATAAACGGGTTGAAAGTCTTTATATTTTGCCTGCTTCACAAACCCGTGATAAAGATGCGTTGACCATGAGCGGGGTTGAACAGGTTTTAAGCGAGTTGTCACAACGTTTTGAGTATATTGTCTGTGATTCGCCCGCAGGGATTGAGCACGGGGCAATTATGGCAATGTATTTTGCTGATGAGGCGATTATTGTCACGAATCCTGAAGTCTCTTCTGTCCGCGATTCAGACCGCATTATTGGAATGTTAGCGAGTAAAACTCGTCGTGCTATTCAAGGTCTTAGCCCCATTAAAGAGCATTTATTAGTCACTCGTTATTCACCGCGCAGAGTGACCAGCGGGGATATGTTAAGTGCGGAGGATGTACAGGAAATTTTAGCAATTCCTTTATTGGGTGTTATTCCTGAATCATCTACAGTGTTACAAGCGTCTAATGCAGGGATTCCAGTGACATTAGATGGCAATAGCGATGCAGGACAAGCTTATTTAGATGTTGTTGCGCGGTTTTTAGGGGAAGAGCGTCCGCATCGTTTTTTAAAGGCGGATAAAAAAGGCTTTTTGAACCGCTTATTTGGGAATTGA
- the minE gene encoding cell division topological specificity factor MinE: MSLFDYFRASRKNTAALAKERLQIIVAHERGQRTTPNVDYLPLLQREILEVVRKYVLVEDESIKINIEKNGDFEVLEVNIALPESEGRQQLR, from the coding sequence ATGAGCTTGTTTGATTATTTTCGTGCTTCTCGCAAAAATACGGCGGCATTAGCTAAAGAGCGTCTGCAAATTATTGTGGCGCATGAACGGGGGCAACGGACAACCCCTAATGTGGATTATTTGCCCTTGTTACAGCGAGAGATTTTAGAAGTCGTCCGTAAATATGTATTGGTTGAAGATGAAAGTATCAAAATCAATATCGAAAAAAATGGAGACTTTGAAGTGTTAGAGGTGAATATCGCCTTGCCTGAAAGTGAAGGGCGACAACAACTGCGTTGA
- a CDS encoding SDR family oxidoreductase has protein sequence MQDIFIVGCGYVGFRLALIALAEDETCEVMALVRSAEANRRLQEFDINTVPGDLDRPQFLTELPTANTVLYYFAPPPETGTTDPRVQHLLTAFSPKEKPAKIIYISTTSVYGDCGGEWVDETRPINPQTDRARRRADAEKTLTQWCNKEKVPLVILRVAGIYGAERLPVERIRQKTPVLAAAQSPYSNRIHVDDLVEACLVAGETDVTGIFNITDGHPTTMTDYFNHVADAYHLPRPPEIDRETAQTQFSAEMLSYLAESKRISNQKMRTVLQVEPFFPDLKTGLEQCLAEERGEED, from the coding sequence ATGCAGGATATTTTTATTGTGGGTTGTGGTTATGTTGGGTTTCGCCTCGCCTTAATTGCTTTAGCGGAAGATGAAACCTGTGAGGTCATGGCATTAGTCCGTTCAGCCGAAGCAAATCGCCGTTTGCAAGAGTTTGATATTAATACGGTCCCTGGAGACTTAGACCGCCCCCAATTTTTAACTGAATTACCCACTGCAAACACCGTTTTATATTACTTTGCCCCCCCACCCGAAACGGGCACGACAGACCCGCGTGTACAGCATTTACTCACGGCATTCAGCCCTAAAGAAAAGCCTGCAAAAATTATCTATATCAGCACAACCAGTGTTTATGGAGATTGTGGCGGTGAATGGGTGGACGAAACACGCCCAATTAACCCCCAAACAGACCGCGCTCGCCGTCGTGCTGATGCAGAAAAGACCTTAACACAATGGTGTAACAAGGAAAAAGTGCCTTTAGTTATTTTACGGGTTGCGGGAATTTATGGCGCAGAACGCTTGCCTGTAGAACGGATTCGTCAAAAAACACCCGTTTTAGCGGCAGCCCAATCGCCTTATAGCAATCGGATTCATGTAGATGATTTAGTCGAGGCGTGTTTAGTCGCGGGGGAAACAGACGTAACAGGTATTTTTAATATTACAGATGGGCATCCGACAACGATGACCGATTATTTTAATCACGTTGCCGATGCATATCATCTACCCCGCCCGCCTGAAATTGACCGCGAAACCGCACAAACGCAATTTAGCGCAGAAATGTTAAGTTATTTAGCGGAATCGAAAAGAATCAGTAATCAAAAAATGCGCACCGTGTTACAAGTAGAGCCATTTTTTCCTGACTTAAAAACGGGATTAGAACAATGTTTAGCCGAAGAACGAGGCGAAGAAGACTAG
- a CDS encoding LysE family transporter: protein MSIDKAMALEIWVAYFFACLVLSVSPGAGVVFVMSSAMSYGIRKTLYGIIGMELSLLIYLSLVGLGIGAMMATSTLIFILTKWCGVLYLIYLGIQKWREPIHLTDTKRLQAQQVPYKIFLQGLFVNLTNPKSIVFLAALLPQFVDLQRSQLMQFSILGITMVGLDSLIMLLYGLMARSLRHLLHDPQFIKLQNRLFGGVLILAGLLMTQMNH from the coding sequence ATGTCGATTGATAAAGCAATGGCGTTAGAAATTTGGGTAGCATACTTTTTTGCGTGTCTCGTGTTAAGTGTTTCACCAGGTGCGGGGGTTGTCTTTGTCATGAGCAGTGCGATGAGTTACGGCATACGCAAAACGCTATACGGCATTATCGGCATGGAACTCAGCCTATTGATTTACTTAAGCCTTGTCGGTTTAGGCATTGGCGCAATGATGGCAACATCGACGTTGATTTTTATACTGACAAAATGGTGTGGCGTGTTATATCTCATTTACTTAGGCATTCAAAAATGGCGCGAACCGATACACCTAACCGATACTAAACGCCTACAAGCCCAACAAGTTCCCTACAAAATTTTTTTACAAGGGCTATTTGTCAACCTAACAAATCCTAAATCCATCGTTTTTCTTGCAGCATTACTGCCCCAATTTGTCGACTTGCAACGCTCACAACTGATGCAATTCAGCATTTTAGGCATCACCATGGTTGGGCTAGACAGCCTTATCATGTTACTTTATGGATTAATGGCACGCTCTCTACGCCATTTACTGCACGACCCACAATTTATCAAATTACAAAATCGCCTGTTTGGCGGAGTCCTGATATTAGCGGGGCTACTCATGACCCAAATGAATCATTAA
- the dacB gene encoding D-alanyl-D-alanine carboxypeptidase/D-alanyl-D-alanine endopeptidase — MFMFLQKISTRILLRFSLLLAGLLSYPAVFAAPTLIQTIDNALTAKCLNANRTAVNIVSLTTGRTVYSRNPQSPLLPASIMKLVTTAAALHYLGPEYRYKTKVLQTGRRLSDTLQGDLILMGGGDSKLLHTDLWQIAQDLKASGLNFVEGRLIADVSLFDGYDRAPTWDVERSQRPFDAKIGALSLDLNTVAVKLRPADKVGDPLNVWLEPAPAYMHIENRSTTAAKGNGTAGVRRIDDAQGVRIVVTGNLPQGDYERTVFVNVDDPSRYTIESFRTYLVKAGITVRGNTEITTVSPANARVIYEHESPPISLIIKEMNTYSSNFMAEQFIKTIAAEKVGKPATHLNGLKQVADFLQTHGINTQGVMLADGSGLSKQNQITARMMTDLLTAMHNRFDIGPDFVTSMRVMGAFGLHSNRFKNSAARAQVRAKTGTLNGVSTLAGYVPSNSGRNLYAYTILLNDNRCGYKGADDVEDQIVNALFTQGDDSALINANAQAAATP, encoded by the coding sequence ATGTTTATGTTCCTGCAAAAAATCTCGACACGTATTCTCCTCCGTTTCTCGCTACTACTTGCTGGCTTATTAAGCTATCCTGCTGTTTTTGCAGCACCAACGCTTATACAAACCATTGACAATGCACTGACAGCAAAATGTTTAAATGCCAACCGTACAGCGGTAAATATCGTTTCTTTAACGACAGGACGCACGGTTTATAGTCGTAATCCACAATCCCCCCTACTGCCTGCCTCCATCATGAAACTCGTGACCACCGCAGCCGCACTGCACTACTTAGGACCTGAATATCGCTATAAAACCAAAGTGCTACAAACAGGCAGACGGCTCAGTGATACACTACAAGGCGACCTAATTTTGATGGGCGGGGGAGATTCCAAACTCTTACACACCGATTTATGGCAAATCGCCCAAGACCTCAAAGCCAGCGGACTCAACTTTGTTGAAGGTCGATTAATTGCCGATGTCTCTTTATTTGATGGCTATGACCGTGCGCCCACATGGGATGTAGAACGCAGTCAACGCCCGTTTGATGCCAAAATTGGTGCGTTATCCTTAGACTTAAATACCGTTGCGGTTAAACTGCGTCCCGCTGATAAAGTTGGCGACCCGCTCAATGTTTGGCTAGAACCTGCTCCCGCTTATATGCACATTGAAAACCGTAGCACCACCGCCGCAAAAGGCAACGGTACAGCAGGCGTGCGCCGTATTGACGACGCGCAAGGCGTGCGCATTGTGGTCACAGGCAACTTGCCCCAAGGTGATTATGAACGTACCGTCTTTGTCAACGTGGACGACCCTAGCCGTTATACCATTGAATCCTTCCGTACTTACTTAGTAAAAGCTGGGATTACCGTGCGTGGGAATACTGAAATTACCACCGTTTCCCCTGCCAATGCCCGCGTAATTTATGAACATGAATCGCCCCCCATTTCTTTAATTATTAAAGAAATGAATACGTACTCTAGCAATTTTATGGCGGAACAATTTATTAAAACCATTGCTGCTGAAAAAGTTGGTAAACCAGCGACACATTTAAACGGCTTAAAACAAGTCGCTGATTTTCTACAAACGCACGGCATTAACACGCAAGGCGTGATGCTAGCTGATGGCTCAGGCTTATCAAAACAAAACCAAATTACCGCCCGCATGATGACCGATTTACTCACCGCCATGCATAACCGCTTTGACATAGGTCCCGACTTTGTCACCTCTATGCGTGTGATGGGGGCATTTGGTCTGCACTCTAACCGCTTTAAAAACTCCGCCGCCCGCGCCCAAGTTCGCGCAAAAACAGGAACTTTAAATGGTGTCAGCACCTTAGCAGGCTATGTACCGAGCAATTCAGGGCGCAATCTGTATGCTTATACCATTTTATTAAACGACAATCGCTGTGGTTACAAAGGGGCGGATGATGTAGAAGACCAAATCGTCAACGCACTCTTTACACAAGGCGATGATTCTGCACTGATTAATGCTAACGCCCAAGCCGCTGCAACTCCTTAA
- a CDS encoding BACON domain-containing protein: MMRSAALQQSLYLLLIILGVFSSHTTALGETSTSVQTTVCVNGVCTTDGSSSSTGSNVTTNTGQLTTCAGDACVNIGSGNVTTCAGSTCVNQNTNTTTSPTTGNTSTTTSGSTTTTSTSSSGNTSTSGSTTTTSSSTTELCGQYDAIYSVTTTRLTMFVALPSQNPLNGQSTGIMEVIKVLLRYDAQKNMFVLASNPQLVTIDFNSNCPVASISTDGKFINIPRLGITAIVNFFGKKIETSVVFYQATLKWQETETVPSFTVDSVTTLVSSCAYTLSPSVSSDIPASGATGLSISLGATTSNCAWTASSNVSWITLDKLNGQGSTELTFSVDANTSTSPRTGTLIIAGQTISITQLGMEETACSYSISPTSIDIDSTGVAALPITVTASASHCSWSASSNETWISTSDLTGQGSAQVTLGVSMNMTSTARTGTVNIAGEILSVRQTGIASQYCTNGNANINNVVNVCINGNCSPSGVKIQCNSSSCQWCNASNSCGNITYNGSTPITGGAINCTNGQCSYSVSSGYGSMSGSFTCRNQ, translated from the coding sequence ATGATGAGATCAGCGGCATTACAGCAAAGTTTATATTTACTACTTATTATTTTGGGAGTTTTTAGCTCTCATACAACTGCTTTAGGAGAAACATCAACTAGTGTTCAAACAACAGTTTGTGTGAATGGTGTATGCACTACAGACGGAAGTTCTTCCTCAACTGGTTCTAATGTAACTACCAATACAGGGCAACTTACCACGTGTGCTGGAGATGCTTGTGTCAATATTGGAAGTGGAAATGTAACAACTTGTGCAGGAAGTACATGTGTTAATCAAAACACAAATACAACCACGTCACCAACAACGGGTAATACTTCTACGACTACTAGTGGTAGTACTACAACTACGTCTACTTCTTCATCAGGTAATACTTCTACTAGTGGTAGTACCACGACTACTTCATCCTCAACAACAGAACTATGTGGTCAATATGACGCGATATATTCTGTAACGACAACTAGATTAACAATGTTTGTTGCACTACCATCGCAGAACCCTTTGAATGGTCAATCAACGGGAATAATGGAAGTAATAAAAGTACTTCTACGATATGATGCACAAAAGAACATGTTTGTCTTAGCAAGTAATCCTCAACTTGTAACAATTGATTTCAATTCTAATTGCCCAGTTGCCAGCATATCAACTGATGGAAAATTCATTAATATTCCTCGTTTAGGTATAACTGCAATTGTAAATTTCTTTGGCAAAAAAATAGAAACTAGCGTTGTGTTTTATCAAGCCACTTTAAAATGGCAGGAAACCGAGACAGTTCCATCTTTCACTGTAGATTCTGTTACAACCCTAGTTTCATCTTGTGCTTATACTCTTTCACCGTCAGTCTCAAGCGATATACCTGCTTCAGGTGCTACGGGACTAAGTATTTCTCTTGGAGCAACTACGAGTAATTGTGCTTGGACAGCTTCGAGCAATGTATCATGGATTACTTTAGATAAACTAAATGGGCAAGGTAGTACAGAGTTAACATTTAGTGTAGATGCTAATACCAGCACTTCTCCAAGAACAGGAACACTGATAATTGCAGGGCAAACAATCTCAATTACTCAATTAGGCATGGAAGAAACAGCTTGTAGTTATAGTATTTCTCCAACCTCTATCGACATTGATAGTACGGGTGTAGCAGCATTACCAATAACAGTTACAGCATCAGCCTCTCATTGTTCTTGGTCAGCCTCAAGTAATGAAACATGGATATCTACTAGTGATTTAACTGGTCAAGGGAGTGCTCAGGTAACACTTGGTGTGAGTATGAATATGACATCTACTGCTAGAACAGGGACGGTTAATATTGCAGGAGAAATTCTTTCTGTAAGACAGACTGGTATCGCTAGCCAATATTGCACAAATGGAAATGCCAATATAAACAATGTTGTTAACGTTTGTATTAATGGAAATTGCTCCCCAAGTGGAGTAAAAATTCAGTGTAATAGCAGTAGTTGCCAATGGTGTAATGCAAGTAATTCTTGTGGAAATATCACTTATAACGGTTCTACTCCCATTACAGGAGGAGCTATTAATTGCACAAACGGACAGTGTAGTTACAGTGTTAGTAGTGGATATGGCAGTATGTCTGGTAGTTTTACTTGTCGTAATCAGTAA